From a single Miscanthus floridulus cultivar M001 chromosome 8, ASM1932011v1, whole genome shotgun sequence genomic region:
- the LOC136473510 gene encoding uncharacterized protein isoform X2, with the protein MEDEDHVYDSNEDEYESSSDDLNELEDSNTKVDGGYDARSMVKTFQHLQEAFAGFAKFVDSKGKASQYGVQTCAGMSTRSVRGRGRGRATSTRSTSERAGSRFNSKYFGEIIAQLDDRKKDIVRDHGFGILL; encoded by the exons atggaggatgaagatCATGTTTATGATAGTAACGAGGATGAGTATGAATCGAGCTCTGATGATCTGAATGAGCTAGAG GActcaaataccaaagttgatgGGGGTTATGATGCAAGATCAATGGTGAAGACGTTCCAGCATCTGCAAGAGGCCTTTGCAGGG TTTGCAAAGTTTGTTGACTCTAAAGGGAAAGCAAGTCAGTATGGTGTCCAAACATGTGCTGGAATG AGTACCAGGTCTGTGAGAGGGAGGGGTAGAGGGAGAGCGACTAGTACTAGAAGCACTTCTGAGAGAGCAGGGAGCAggttcaacagcaagtattttgGTGAAATTATAGCCCAGTTGGATGATCGTAAGAAGGACATAGTCAGGGATCATGGATTTGGCATCTTACTGTAG
- the LOC136473510 gene encoding uncharacterized protein isoform X1, whose amino-acid sequence MASPSSSKAAEAMEDEDHVYDSNEDEYESSSDDLNELEDSNTKVDGGYDARSMVKTFQHLQEAFAGFAKFVDSKGKASQYGVQTCAGMSTRSVRGRGRGRATSTRSTSERAGSRFNSKYFGEIIAQLDDRKKDIVRDHGFGILL is encoded by the exons ATGGCGAGCCCATCTTCATCTAAGGCGGCCGAAG ccatggaggatgaagatCATGTTTATGATAGTAACGAGGATGAGTATGAATCGAGCTCTGATGATCTGAATGAGCTAGAG GActcaaataccaaagttgatgGGGGTTATGATGCAAGATCAATGGTGAAGACGTTCCAGCATCTGCAAGAGGCCTTTGCAGGG TTTGCAAAGTTTGTTGACTCTAAAGGGAAAGCAAGTCAGTATGGTGTCCAAACATGTGCTGGAATG AGTACCAGGTCTGTGAGAGGGAGGGGTAGAGGGAGAGCGACTAGTACTAGAAGCACTTCTGAGAGAGCAGGGAGCAggttcaacagcaagtattttgGTGAAATTATAGCCCAGTTGGATGATCGTAAGAAGGACATAGTCAGGGATCATGGATTTGGCATCTTACTGTAG